A window of Zingiber officinale cultivar Zhangliang chromosome 5A, Zo_v1.1, whole genome shotgun sequence contains these coding sequences:
- the LOC121981293 gene encoding cell division control protein 48 homolog D isoform X1 — protein MVTKGEASSSDPKGKKDFSTAILEKKKAPNRLIVDEASNDDNSVVALHPETMEKLQLFRGDTILLKGKKRRDTICIALADDTCDEPKIRMNKVVRSNLRVRLGDVVSVHQCQDVKYGKRVHILPIDDTIEGVTGNLFDAYLKPYFLEAYRPVRKGDLFLVRGGMRSVEFKVIETDPAEYCIVAPDTEIFCEGEPIKREDEDRLDDVGYDDVGGVRKQMAQIRELVELPLRHPQLFKSIGVKPPKGILLYGPPGSGKTLIARAVANETGAFFFCINGPEIMSKLAGESESNLRKAFEEAEKNAPSIIFIDEIDSIAPKRDKTGGEVERRIVSQLLTLMDGLKSRAHVIVIGATNRPNSIDPALRRFGRFDREIDIGVPDEVGRLEVLRIHTKNMKLAEDVDLERISKDTHGYVGADLAALCTEAALQCIREKMDIIDLEDESIDAEILNSMSVTNEHFKTALGTSNPSALRETVVEVPNVSWDDIGGLENVKRELQETVQYPVEHPEKFEKFGMSPSKGVLFYGPPGCGKTLLAKAIANECQANFISIKGPELLTMWFGESEANVREIFDKARQSAPCVLFFDELDSIATQRGSSVGDAGGAADRVLNQLLTEMDGMNAKKTVFIIGATNRPDIIDPALLRPGRLDQLIYIPLPDEASRYQIFKACLRKSPVSKDVDLAVLAKYTQGFSGADITEICQRACKYAIRENIEKDIERERKQSENPEAMEEDESEVAEIKAVHFEESMKFARRSVSDADIRKYQAFAQTLQQSRGFGSEFRFSERSEAAVGNAPTDPFTANAADDDDLYS, from the exons ATGGTGACTAAAGGCGAGGCTTCCTCCTCCGATCC CAAGGGAAAGAAGGATTTTAGCACGGCGattctggagaagaagaaggcgCCTAACCGGTTGATCGTAGATGAGGCTAGTAACGATGATAATTCCGTGGTTGCCTTGCACCCCGAAACAATGGAGAAGCTCCAGCTCTTTCGTGGAGATACCATACTGTTGAAG GGTAAGAAAAGGAGGGATACTATCTGCATTGCACTTGCTGATGATACATGTGATGAGCCAAAAATCAGGATGAATAAAGTTGTCAGATCAAACCTTAGGGTGAGGCTTGGGGATGTTGTCTCAGTACACCAATGCCAAGATGTCAAGTATGGAAAGCGAGTTCATATACTGCCAATTGATGACACAATTGAAGGAGTTACAGGAAACTTGTTTGATGCATATTTGAAAC CATACTTCCTGGAAGCATATCGTCCTGTTAGAAAAGGAGATCTCTTCCTTGTCAGGGGAGGGATGCGGAGTGTTGAGTTTAAGGTTATAGAGACTGATCCTGCAGAATATTGTATTGTTGCTCCTGACACAGAGATCTTCTGTGAGGGGGAGCCTATAAAGAGGGAGGATGAAGACAGACTTGATGATGTGGGTTATGATGATGTTGGTGGAGTTAGAAAACAAATGGCTCAGATAAGAGAGCTAGTTGAGCTACCTCTTAGGCACCCTCAATTGTTTAAGTCAATTGGTGTCAAGCCACCAAAAGGCATATTATTGTATGGACCCCCTGGTTCTGGGAAGACATTGATAGCTAGAGCAGTTGCAAATGAGACTGGAGCTTTCTTTTTCTGTATTAATGGCCCTGAGATCATGTCAAAACTTGCTGGTGAAAGTGAGAGCAATTTGAGAAAGGCTTTTGAAGAAGCTGAGAAAAATGCACCATCAATTATTTTTATCGATGAGATTGATTCAATTGCACCCAAGAGAGACAAAACTGGTGGAGAAGTTGAGAGACGTATAGTTTCTCAACTTTTGACACTAATGGATGGTCTGAAATCTCGTGCCCATGTAATTGTCATTGGGGCTACAAACAGGCCAAATAGCATTGATCCAGCTCTTAGACGATTTGGTAGGTTCGACAGGGAAATTGATATTGGTGTCCCAGATGAAGTTGGACGCTTGGAGGTTCTCCGTATTCATACCAAGAACATGAAGCTAGCTGAAGAT GTTGATTTAGAAAGGATTTCCAAGGACACTCATGGCTATGTTGGTGCTGACCTTGCAGCACTCTGCACTGAAGCTGCTCTGCAGTGTATTCGTGAAAAGATGGACATAATTGACTTGGAGGATGAATCTATTGATGCTGAGATTCTCAACTCCATGTCTGTTACAAATGAACATTTCAAGACTGCTCTTGGAACAAGCAATCCATCTGCTTTACGTGAGACG GTCGTCGAAGTGCCTAATGTCAGCTGGGATGATATTGGTGGTTTGGAGAATGTCAAAAGGGAACTGCAAGAG ACTGTGCAATACCCAGTTGAGCATCCTGAAAAATTTGAGAAGTTTGGGATGTCCCCATCCAAGGGTGTTTTGTTTTATGGACCACCTGGTTGTGGAAAGACTTTGTTAGCTAAGGCTATTGCTAATGAGTGCCAGGCAAACTTTATCAGCATCAAGGGTCCTGAATTACTGACCATGTGGTTTGGGGAGAGTGAAGCAAATGTACGGGAAATCTTTGACAAAGCACGCCAATCTGCACCATGCGTTCTCTTTTTTGATGAGCTCGACTCCATTGCAACACAG AGAGGCAGTAGTGTTGGTGATGCTGGAGGTGCTGCTGATAGGGTACTCAACCAGCTACTAACTGAAATGGATGGCATGAATGCCAAGAAGACTGTCTTCATTATAGGGGCAACTAACAGACCTGATATAATAGATCCTGCACTGCTTAGACCAGGTCGTTTGGACCAATTGATTTATATTCCTTTGCCAGATGAGGCCTCAAGATACCAAATATTTAAGGCTTGTCTGAGGAAATCTCCTGTCTCAAAAGATGTTGACCTAGCGGTTCTTGCCAAGTACACTCAGGGATTTAGTGGTGCTGATATCACAGAAATTTGCCAACGTGCATGCAAGTATGCTATTAGAGAGAACATCGAAAAG GACATTGAAAGAGAGAGGAAACAGAGTGAGAATCCTGAAGCaatggaagaagatgagagtGAAGTAGCCGAGATCAAAGCGGTtcattttgaggaatcaatgaaGTTTGCTCGTCGCAGTGTTAGTGACGCAGACATTCGCAAGTACCAAGCTTTTGCTCAGACTTTGCAGCAATCAAGGGGATTTGGCTCTGAGTTCCGTTTCTCAGAGCGATCTGAAGCTGCAGTTGGAAACGCTCCAACAGACCCTTTCACAGCTAATGCAGCTGATGACGATGATCTATATAGTTAG
- the LOC121981293 gene encoding cell division control protein 48 homolog D isoform X2 — translation MEKLQLFRGDTILLKGKKRRDTICIALADDTCDEPKIRMNKVVRSNLRVRLGDVVSVHQCQDVKYGKRVHILPIDDTIEGVTGNLFDAYLKPYFLEAYRPVRKGDLFLVRGGMRSVEFKVIETDPAEYCIVAPDTEIFCEGEPIKREDEDRLDDVGYDDVGGVRKQMAQIRELVELPLRHPQLFKSIGVKPPKGILLYGPPGSGKTLIARAVANETGAFFFCINGPEIMSKLAGESESNLRKAFEEAEKNAPSIIFIDEIDSIAPKRDKTGGEVERRIVSQLLTLMDGLKSRAHVIVIGATNRPNSIDPALRRFGRFDREIDIGVPDEVGRLEVLRIHTKNMKLAEDVDLERISKDTHGYVGADLAALCTEAALQCIREKMDIIDLEDESIDAEILNSMSVTNEHFKTALGTSNPSALRETVVEVPNVSWDDIGGLENVKRELQETVQYPVEHPEKFEKFGMSPSKGVLFYGPPGCGKTLLAKAIANECQANFISIKGPELLTMWFGESEANVREIFDKARQSAPCVLFFDELDSIATQRGSSVGDAGGAADRVLNQLLTEMDGMNAKKTVFIIGATNRPDIIDPALLRPGRLDQLIYIPLPDEASRYQIFKACLRKSPVSKDVDLAVLAKYTQGFSGADITEICQRACKYAIRENIEKDIERERKQSENPEAMEEDESEVAEIKAVHFEESMKFARRSVSDADIRKYQAFAQTLQQSRGFGSEFRFSERSEAAVGNAPTDPFTANAADDDDLYS, via the exons ATGGAGAAGCTCCAGCTCTTTCGTGGAGATACCATACTGTTGAAG GGTAAGAAAAGGAGGGATACTATCTGCATTGCACTTGCTGATGATACATGTGATGAGCCAAAAATCAGGATGAATAAAGTTGTCAGATCAAACCTTAGGGTGAGGCTTGGGGATGTTGTCTCAGTACACCAATGCCAAGATGTCAAGTATGGAAAGCGAGTTCATATACTGCCAATTGATGACACAATTGAAGGAGTTACAGGAAACTTGTTTGATGCATATTTGAAAC CATACTTCCTGGAAGCATATCGTCCTGTTAGAAAAGGAGATCTCTTCCTTGTCAGGGGAGGGATGCGGAGTGTTGAGTTTAAGGTTATAGAGACTGATCCTGCAGAATATTGTATTGTTGCTCCTGACACAGAGATCTTCTGTGAGGGGGAGCCTATAAAGAGGGAGGATGAAGACAGACTTGATGATGTGGGTTATGATGATGTTGGTGGAGTTAGAAAACAAATGGCTCAGATAAGAGAGCTAGTTGAGCTACCTCTTAGGCACCCTCAATTGTTTAAGTCAATTGGTGTCAAGCCACCAAAAGGCATATTATTGTATGGACCCCCTGGTTCTGGGAAGACATTGATAGCTAGAGCAGTTGCAAATGAGACTGGAGCTTTCTTTTTCTGTATTAATGGCCCTGAGATCATGTCAAAACTTGCTGGTGAAAGTGAGAGCAATTTGAGAAAGGCTTTTGAAGAAGCTGAGAAAAATGCACCATCAATTATTTTTATCGATGAGATTGATTCAATTGCACCCAAGAGAGACAAAACTGGTGGAGAAGTTGAGAGACGTATAGTTTCTCAACTTTTGACACTAATGGATGGTCTGAAATCTCGTGCCCATGTAATTGTCATTGGGGCTACAAACAGGCCAAATAGCATTGATCCAGCTCTTAGACGATTTGGTAGGTTCGACAGGGAAATTGATATTGGTGTCCCAGATGAAGTTGGACGCTTGGAGGTTCTCCGTATTCATACCAAGAACATGAAGCTAGCTGAAGAT GTTGATTTAGAAAGGATTTCCAAGGACACTCATGGCTATGTTGGTGCTGACCTTGCAGCACTCTGCACTGAAGCTGCTCTGCAGTGTATTCGTGAAAAGATGGACATAATTGACTTGGAGGATGAATCTATTGATGCTGAGATTCTCAACTCCATGTCTGTTACAAATGAACATTTCAAGACTGCTCTTGGAACAAGCAATCCATCTGCTTTACGTGAGACG GTCGTCGAAGTGCCTAATGTCAGCTGGGATGATATTGGTGGTTTGGAGAATGTCAAAAGGGAACTGCAAGAG ACTGTGCAATACCCAGTTGAGCATCCTGAAAAATTTGAGAAGTTTGGGATGTCCCCATCCAAGGGTGTTTTGTTTTATGGACCACCTGGTTGTGGAAAGACTTTGTTAGCTAAGGCTATTGCTAATGAGTGCCAGGCAAACTTTATCAGCATCAAGGGTCCTGAATTACTGACCATGTGGTTTGGGGAGAGTGAAGCAAATGTACGGGAAATCTTTGACAAAGCACGCCAATCTGCACCATGCGTTCTCTTTTTTGATGAGCTCGACTCCATTGCAACACAG AGAGGCAGTAGTGTTGGTGATGCTGGAGGTGCTGCTGATAGGGTACTCAACCAGCTACTAACTGAAATGGATGGCATGAATGCCAAGAAGACTGTCTTCATTATAGGGGCAACTAACAGACCTGATATAATAGATCCTGCACTGCTTAGACCAGGTCGTTTGGACCAATTGATTTATATTCCTTTGCCAGATGAGGCCTCAAGATACCAAATATTTAAGGCTTGTCTGAGGAAATCTCCTGTCTCAAAAGATGTTGACCTAGCGGTTCTTGCCAAGTACACTCAGGGATTTAGTGGTGCTGATATCACAGAAATTTGCCAACGTGCATGCAAGTATGCTATTAGAGAGAACATCGAAAAG GACATTGAAAGAGAGAGGAAACAGAGTGAGAATCCTGAAGCaatggaagaagatgagagtGAAGTAGCCGAGATCAAAGCGGTtcattttgaggaatcaatgaaGTTTGCTCGTCGCAGTGTTAGTGACGCAGACATTCGCAAGTACCAAGCTTTTGCTCAGACTTTGCAGCAATCAAGGGGATTTGGCTCTGAGTTCCGTTTCTCAGAGCGATCTGAAGCTGCAGTTGGAAACGCTCCAACAGACCCTTTCACAGCTAATGCAGCTGATGACGATGATCTATATAGTTAG
- the LOC121983089 gene encoding QWRF motif-containing protein 7-like, whose product MNMGTGARSPSPRRRSALLLRCRSGVSSFTRGSSSPKATPLSSSLSNSHPVALQRSHSASKITPSQQVFDDDAEADPSKENRRCLSAPDPKPRPPPPSAWALSPGRSPPRGAEHDSNVGNKAKGRIPAWARSPTRTYAITSQNQAHREPVAASGGKRGGDGGGVLGLFRKRKEAAPADEEWHQLRLLSSRLAQWRFANAKAEEAMEVSRRNADEKLFDVWLGVYELRNLVAAKRILVQRRKQKMKLFQILQPQALLLSHWKPHAKKHIEAVAILVRLLGTACLSLPLVEGTQADLVSVHLNMSTSMEIMKEIAGAAGIFYSEAGEVDAILIELVKIIRSEIESLEELIKICRRVTSLEMHELSLRAQMIQVIKEEDERIFVYPQRRAEICKDTFTSVRPVPYRTLVWTIY is encoded by the exons ATGAATATGGGGACCGGCGCGCGCTCGCCCTCGCCTCGCCGGCGAAGTGCTCTTCTACTTCGATGCCGCAGCGGCGTCTCCTCCTTTACTCGTGGATCTTCTTCTCCCAAGGCGACCCCGTTGTCGTCTTCACTCTCCAATTCGCACCCTGTCGCCCTCCAGCGCTCCCACTCGGCTTCCAAGATCACACCTTCGCAGCAGGTCTTTGACGACGACGCCGAAGCTGATCCCTCCAAGGAGAACCGCCGGTGCCTCTCCGCGCCCGACCCGAAGCCGAGGCCGCCGCCGCCTTCCGCCTGGGCGCTCTCCCCCGGCCGCTCCCCGCCGCGTGGCGCAGAGCACGACTCCAATGTTGGGAATAAGGCCAAAGGACGGATCCCGGCTTGGGCACGATCGCCTACCCGGACGTACGCGATCACTTCGCAGAACCAGGCGCACCGAGAGCCTGTGGCGGCCTCCGGCGGGAAGAGGGGCGGGGACGGTGGCGGAGTCCTGGGTCTCTTCAGGAAGAGGAAGGAGGCAGCGCCGGCCGACGAGGAGTGGCACCAGCTCCGGCTGCTCTCGTCGCGGCTGGCGCAGTGGCGGTTCGCCAACGCCAAGGCCGAGGAGGCCATGGAGGTCTCCCGGCGAAACGCCGAC GAAAAGCTGTTCGACGTCTGGTTGGGTGTCTATGAGTTGAGGAATCTCGTGGCGGCCAAGCGGATTTTGGTTCAACGAAGAAAGCAGAAGATGAAGCTGTTTCAAATCCTTCAACCGCAGGCTCTTCTCCTGAGCCACTGGAAGCCCCATGCAAAGAAGCACATTGAAGCTGTAGCCATCCTCGTGAGGCTCTTAGGCACTGCTTGCCTCTCGCTTCCTCTGGTCGAAGGAACCCAG GCCGACTTGGTGTCAGTCCATCTCAACATGAGCACGTCAATGGAGATCATGAAGGAAATTGCTGGTGCAGCAGGAATCTTTTACTCAGAG GCTGGAGAAGTAGACGCAATCCTCATCGAGTTGGTCAAAATAATAAGATCAGAGATAGAAAGTCTGGAGGAATTGATCAAGATTTGTAGAAGAGTCACTTCATTGGAG ATGCATGAACTGAGCCTTCGAGCGCAGATGATTCAGGTGATAAAAGAGGAAGACGAACGCATCTTTGTTTATCCTCAGCGCAGAGCTGAAATTTGCAAAGATACATTCACATCAGTGCGTCCGGTGCCGTATCGCACTCTTGTTTGGACTATTTACTAA